A window of Mercenaria mercenaria strain notata unplaced genomic scaffold, MADL_Memer_1 contig_4846, whole genome shotgun sequence contains these coding sequences:
- the LOC123543542 gene encoding uncharacterized protein LOC123543542: EQIHGPHAYSLYRKALEAGIEEDSSIRVNIVGNFGQGKTSLVRRLIRSGIEGIESTNGIDIVHYKCKQDVSGGITYEESPDFDLSGIAKRIKSVTFVDPVEEKTTIPTRIMHFLGNLFQKKQIKGAEAAERAPEQYFEKTFHSKIHVLNAKAADAEREYGKYKPNEMSQEERQEFVAEIIKSNELGSSDCNDKAFDIWDFGGQYVFYATHTLFHSRKAIYILVFNLSCGLTDIVPKDSEEICSVNMGDRTMEYYIQFWVNSIHSFVGSKDGSEPKIILVGTHFDNLKGDEKSKKRQADKYFDKVRALFQGKQQQNHIVPEDFAVDNRNDQEGTFDNLREQILRHGKEYAISTKIPAKWIQLEKSLFNCKQNKIVDIAQIINIDSTNDYPLGTTEQIKLFLKHKHDQGTLFYFDEEPISNFVVLDPQFLVDAFKCIITADRFIRNLPEITEFWMALKTEGKLEMPLIDKLWGNEADKKFMTHKETILWFLQKHRIISEAMRFDETEQIPVGLGWYVVPSLLKDHSQVAEMKDFLTGKKQTQIKFVITFDNSSIVPTIYHRLTAAILGKWSIQIFRKGKLLFENMSVVRLDVHHVGITEMNDRHIQLAVLNLCPSCDVNKVLPDAFRRFVEAVIMYEFRKYQVAEEQNYMPYERGFSCNHEIHNVACNQTVVPYNQLDHPIVPCPEAESHDIDAAVAKAEWYQGDEMPKFISEETLSDKSLSRLSQAIGQNWQLLGPKLGLKKVKIDHIIEENPRSTSMKIYTMLLKWRDNSPDKASLNEIANILQKCPTINVDWDEMRNIAEELNLHEQLKPAK; the protein is encoded by the coding sequence TTGAGCAAATACATGGCCCGCATGCTTACAGTCTGTACAGAAAGGCACTTGAAGCTGGAATTGAAGAGGACTCTTCAATCAGAGTAAATATAGTTGGAAACTTCGGTCAGGGGAAAACAAGTCTGGTAAGAAGATTAATTAGATCAGGAATAGAGGGTATAGAAAGTACAAATGGTATAGACATTGTGCATTATAAATGTAAACAGGATGTTTCCGGAGGTATAACGTACGAAGAGAGCCCCGATTTCGATCTATCCGgtattgcaaaaagaattaaatcAGTGACCTTTGTAGATCCAGTGGAAGAGAAAACAACGATACCGACACGTATTATGCATTTTTTGGGAAATCTGTTTCAAAAGAAACAGATTAAAGGGGCTGAAGCCGCTGAAAGAGCACCAgagcaatattttgaaaaaacttttcaTTCTAAAATACATGTCTTAAATGCAAAGGCTGCAGACGCTGAAAGAGAATATGGGAAGTACAAACCAAACGAAATGTCACAAGAAGAGAGACAAGAGTTTGTTGCTGAGATAATAAAATCAAACGAGTTGGGCAGCTCTGATTGCAATGAcaaggcatttgatatttgggaTTTTGGTGGACAGTATGTATTTTATGCAACTCATACGCTGTTCCATAGCAGAAAGGCAATTTACATTCTCGTGTTCAATTTATCATGCGGCTTGACTGATATCGTGCCAAAAGATTCCGAGGAAATATGCAGCGTAAACATGGGAGACCGAACAATGGAATACTACATACAGTTTTGGGTTAACTCGATACACTCTTTTGTTGGCAGCAAAGATGGTTCAGAACCTAAAATAATACTTGTCGGAACACATTTTGACAACCTGAAAGGAGACGAAAAATCAAAGAAACGACAGgcagacaaatattttgataaagtcagagcATTGTTCCAAGGAAAACAACAACAGAACCATATTGTACCAGAAGATTTTGCGGTCGATAATAGAAATGATCAAGAAGGAACATTTGACAATTTGCGAGAACAAATACTTCGTCATGGGAAAGAATATGCCATTTCGACCAAAATCCCTGCTAAATGGATACAGCTTGAAAAATCTTTATTCAACTGCAAGCAAAACAAGATAGTAGACATTGCTCAGATTATTAATATTGATTCGACCAATGACTACCCGCTGGGGACTACTGAACAAATCAAACTATTTCTGAAACACAAACATGATCAGGGGACACTGTTCTATTTTGATGAGGAACCAATATCAAACTTTGTTGTTCTGGATCCACAGTTTCTAGTCGATGCCTTTAAATGTATTATAACTGCGGACAGATTTATCAGAAATTTACCTGAGATAACCGAGTTTTGGATGGCGTTGAAAACAGAAGGAAAATTAGAAATGCCGTTGATAGACAAACTGTGGGGTAATGAAGCAGATAAAAAATTTATGACTCATAAGGAAACAATACTTTGGTTTCTTCAGAAACATCGCATCATATCGGAAGCCATGAGATTCGATGAAACGGAGCAGATACCTGTTGGGCTTGGCTGGTATGTTGTTCCAAGTTTATTGAAAGATCACAGTCAAGTTGCAGAGATGAAAGACTTTCTAACAGGAAAGAAACAAACACAGATCAAGTTTGTTATTACATTTGATAATTCATCTATTGTACCCACGATTTATCATCGACTGACAGCAGCAATTCTTGGAAAGTGGTCGATACAAATATTTAGAAAAGGGAAGCTACTTTTCGAAAATATGTCCGTAGTCAGACTGGATGTTCACCATGTAGGGATTACTGAAATGAATGACAGGCATATACAGTTAGCTGTGCTTAATCTGTGCCCATCATGTGATGTTAATAAGGTGCTTCCAGATGCCTTTAGACGTTTTGTAGAAGCAGTCATAATGTATGAATTCCGAAAATACCAGGTAGCCGAGGAGCAAAATTATATGCCATATGAACGTGGATTTTCATGTAATCATGAGATTCACAATGTTGCCTGCAACCAAACAGTTGTTCCGTATAATCAACTTGACCACCCGATTGTGCCATGTCCTGAGGCCGAGTCACATGATATTGATGCTGCAGTCGCTAAAGCTGAATGGTATCAGGGCGATGAAATGCCAAAATTTATTTCGGAAGAAACATTGTCCGATAAATCATTGAGTAGACTTTCACAGGCCATCGGTCAAAACTGGCAGTTACTTGGTCCTAAACTTGGACTGAAAAAGGTAAAGATAGATCACATCATTGAAGAAAACCCACGTAGCacaagtatgaaaatatacaCAATGCTTCTGAAATGGCGTGACAATTCACCTGACAAAGCATCCCTGAACGAGATAGCAAATATATTGCAGAAATGTCCAACTATTAATGTTGACTGGGATGAGATGAGAAACATTGCAGAAGAACTGAACTTGCATGAACAATTGAAACCAGCAAAATGA